A single genomic interval of Buchnera aphidicola (Symydobius americanus) harbors:
- the pyk gene encoding pyruvate kinase, producing the protein MLNQKIRRTKIVATLGPSTDKNNILEKIILSGANVLRLNFSHGNSEEHEKRAYHALKVIKKTGFNIALLGDLQGPKIRISTFRNNFAILIPGHVFLLDSTLQPNEGNENQVGIDYKKLPLDVNVDDILLLDDGRIQLKIIKVNTMQIFTRIIVGGKLSNNKGINKLGGGLSAISLTNKDKSDILLAAKIGVDYLAISFPRDPQDIIESKTLVKQAGSHAKIIAKIERAEAVANKYIMKKMILASDAIMVARGDLGVEIGDSEIIGVQKKLIRYARKLNRVVITATQMMESMINNPMPTRAEVMDVANAVLDGTDAVMLSAETASGKYPSKTVRFMAKICQGAEKIPSINVSKHRLNITFDNIEEALTMSAMYAANHLSGVSAILCMTESGKSALLTSRITSGLPIFALSKNQKTLNLVTLYRGVIPIYFNSKNDGLKVANEAIKLLVRKKFLFLKDLIIFTQGDIMGIVGTTNTIRILQVM; encoded by the coding sequence ATGTTAAATCAAAAGATTAGAAGAACAAAAATAGTTGCAACATTAGGTCCATCAACAGATAAAAATAATATTCTTGAAAAAATTATATTATCCGGAGCAAATGTATTACGATTAAATTTTTCACACGGTAATTCTGAAGAACATGAGAAACGTGCCTATCATGCTCTAAAAGTAATTAAAAAAACTGGATTTAATATAGCTCTTTTAGGGGATTTACAAGGTCCGAAGATTCGAATTTCCACATTTCGTAATAATTTTGCTATTCTTATTCCGGGTCATGTATTTTTATTAGATTCTACCCTTCAACCGAATGAAGGGAATGAAAATCAAGTAGGAATAGATTATAAAAAATTACCATTAGATGTTAATGTTGATGATATTTTATTATTGGATGATGGTAGAATACAATTAAAAATTATTAAAGTAAATACAATGCAGATTTTTACAAGAATCATTGTTGGAGGAAAATTATCGAATAATAAAGGAATTAATAAATTAGGTGGTGGATTATCTGCAATATCATTAACTAATAAAGATAAATCAGATATTTTACTTGCAGCAAAAATTGGAGTGGATTATTTAGCAATATCATTTCCAAGAGATCCCCAAGATATCATTGAATCAAAAACTCTAGTAAAGCAAGCGGGTAGTCATGCTAAAATAATTGCAAAAATTGAAAGAGCAGAAGCTGTTGCGAATAAATACATAATGAAAAAAATGATATTAGCTTCAGATGCTATTATGGTTGCTCGGGGTGATTTAGGGGTTGAAATTGGCGATTCTGAAATTATTGGTGTACAAAAAAAATTGATTAGATATGCTAGAAAACTTAATCGTGTTGTAATTACAGCTACTCAAATGATGGAATCTATGATTAATAATCCCATGCCTACTCGAGCAGAAGTGATGGATGTTGCTAATGCTGTCTTAGATGGGACGGATGCTGTTATGTTATCCGCTGAAACAGCTTCAGGGAAATATCCTTCTAAAACAGTAAGGTTTATGGCAAAAATATGCCAGGGAGCTGAAAAAATACCAAGTATTAATGTCTCTAAACATCGATTGAATATCACATTTGATAATATTGAAGAAGCTCTTACAATGTCTGCTATGTATGCAGCTAATCATTTGTCCGGGGTGAGCGCAATTCTATGTATGACAGAATCGGGGAAAAGTGCACTATTAACATCTAGAATTACATCGGGTTTACCAATTTTTGCGTTATCTAAAAATCAAAAAACACTTAATTTAGTAACATTATATAGGGGTGTTATTCCTATTTATTTCAATAGTAAAAATGATGGATTAAAAGTAGCAAATGAAGCTATTAAATTGCTTGTTCGAAAAAAATTTTTATTTCTTAAGGATTTAATAATTTTTACCCAGGGTGATATCATGGGTATTGTTGGAACAACTAATACAATTAGAATATTACAAGTAATGTAA
- the zwf gene encoding glucose-6-phosphate dehydrogenase, with translation MNIAIIQSYNLVIFGIKGDLSRRKLIPALYQLEEYNYLHKNTRIIGIARGNLKYENYIQIILQSLKTFYKKKIKLISWNRFKNRLIFFNLDICKIQKFFKLKNILLQNNNTNIYYLAVPPNKFSNICEGLGKIEYNIIPNRIIVEKPIGTSLYSSKKINHKIGKYFKEKQIFRIDHYLGKETILNLLALRFSNPLFYNNWNYKTVKYIKIIIAEKVGIEGRWGYFDKIGQMRDMVQNHLLQILSIIAMSPPKTLTDQHIQEEKIKVLKKLRKIDINNITQNTLIGQYDSGIIDGKFVPSYLNERDANKNSQTETFVSIKTYIDNDQWKNIPFYLTTGKRLFDKKSEIIICFKNISKNLFKNNSKNILKIRLEPNEGIEINFLNKVPDLNSKYTLENQKLNFNYRSKIKQNNISDAYEKLLLESMKNNQTLFVSKQEIEASWIWVDSIINAWSHTNTKPTLYKSGSWGPNLHQNFMKMNYDI, from the coding sequence GTGAATATTGCAATTATACAATCATATAATTTAGTTATCTTTGGAATAAAAGGTGATTTATCTCGTAGAAAATTAATACCTGCTTTGTATCAATTAGAAGAATATAATTATTTACATAAAAATACTCGCATTATTGGAATCGCAAGAGGAAATTTAAAATATGAAAATTATATCCAAATAATTTTACAATCATTAAAAACATTTTATAAAAAAAAAATAAAATTAATTTCATGGAATCGATTTAAAAATCGTTTAATATTTTTTAATTTAGATATTTGTAAAATTCAAAAATTTTTTAAATTAAAAAACATATTACTTCAAAATAATAATACTAATATTTATTATCTTGCTGTACCTCCCAATAAATTTTCGAATATTTGTGAAGGTTTGGGTAAAATTGAATATAATATTATTCCAAATAGAATTATTGTAGAAAAACCAATTGGAACATCATTATATTCTTCCAAAAAAATTAATCATAAAATTGGAAAATATTTTAAAGAGAAACAAATATTTAGAATTGATCATTATTTAGGAAAAGAAACTATTTTAAATTTATTAGCTTTGCGGTTTTCAAATCCTCTATTTTATAATAATTGGAATTATAAAACAGTTAAATATATAAAAATTATTATTGCAGAAAAAGTGGGTATTGAAGGAAGGTGGGGATATTTTGATAAAATAGGGCAAATGCGAGATATGGTACAAAATCATCTATTACAAATATTAAGTATTATTGCAATGTCTCCTCCTAAAACATTAACTGATCAACATATTCAAGAAGAAAAAATTAAAGTATTAAAAAAATTACGAAAAATTGATATAAATAATATTACACAAAATACACTTATTGGACAATATGATTCTGGTATAATTGATGGAAAATTTGTACCTTCATATTTAAATGAAAGGGATGCTAATAAAAATAGCCAAACCGAAACCTTCGTATCAATTAAAACATATATTGATAATGATCAATGGAAAAACATACCATTTTATCTTACCACCGGAAAACGTCTATTTGATAAAAAATCCGAAATTATTATATGTTTTAAAAATATATCAAAAAATTTATTTAAAAATAATTCTAAAAATATATTAAAAATTAGACTTGAACCAAATGAAGGTATAGAAATTAATTTTTTAAATAAAGTACCAGACCTAAATTCTAAATATACCTTAGAAAATCAAAAACTTAATTTTAATTATCGATCAAAAATAAAACAAAATAATATATCAGACGCATATGAAAAATTATTATTAGAAAGTATGAAAAATAATCAAACATTATTTGTTTCTAAACAAGAAATAGAAGCGTCTTGGATATGGGTAGATTCTATTATAAATGCATGGTCTCATACTAATACAAAACCAACATTATATAAATCTGGTTCATGGGGTCCAAATTTACATCAAAATTTCATGAAAATGAATTATGATATTTAA
- the htpX gene encoding protease HtpX, protein MIRIFLFLITNFAVTVIFGTVLFLTGMQSDSIAGLIVLSILVGFSGSIISLILSKQIARLSFNGHIITQNSRNQFELWIFQTIQRQSKQVNIQPPEIFIYYTPEINAFATGKSKNSALLALSTALLKNMNKKHIEAVIAHEMSHIINGDMVTLSLMQGVVNTFVFFISYLITKVISYIISTQKESIYVKYATVFINLFLSTILQIIFGALASMIVMKYSRYREYRADADATKFVPRKQMISALERFKQIREPSVSHNMSTHYIHGKSKSILNLFSSHPSTQDRIIALYNKTYIYH, encoded by the coding sequence ATTATTCGAATTTTTCTTTTTTTAATCACAAATTTTGCTGTAACAGTTATCTTTGGTACAGTATTATTTTTAACAGGAATGCAGTCTGACAGTATTGCTGGATTGATCGTATTATCTATATTAGTAGGATTTTCAGGTTCAATAATATCATTGATTTTATCAAAACAAATAGCACGATTATCATTTAATGGACATATAATTACTCAAAATTCAAGAAATCAATTTGAATTGTGGATTTTTCAAACAATACAAAGACAATCCAAACAAGTAAATATTCAACCTCCAGAAATATTTATATATTATACGCCAGAAATTAATGCATTTGCTACAGGAAAATCTAAAAATTCTGCATTATTAGCGCTTTCAACTGCATTATTAAAGAATATGAATAAAAAACATATTGAAGCAGTTATTGCTCATGAAATGAGTCATATTATTAATGGGGATATGGTGACACTATCTTTAATGCAGGGTGTAGTAAATACTTTTGTATTTTTTATATCTTACCTAATTACAAAAGTTATTTCATATATAATTAGCACTCAAAAAGAATCTATTTATGTAAAATATGCTACTGTATTTATAAATTTATTTTTATCCACAATATTACAAATTATTTTTGGTGCATTAGCAAGCATGATAGTTATGAAATATTCTAGATATCGAGAATATCGAGCAGATGCAGATGCTACAAAATTTGTGCCAAGAAAACAAATGATCAGTGCACTAGAACGATTTAAACAAATTCGTGAACCATCGGTTTCTCATAATATGAGTACTCATTATATTCACGGTAAATCAAAATCTATTTTAAACTTATTTTCTTCACATCCTTCAACACAAGACAGAATTATTGCTTTATATAATAAAACATACATATATCATTAA
- a CDS encoding TerC family protein, whose protein sequence is MGFFHPSNWIGLLTLVLLEIVLGIDNLIFIAILSKKLPPHERDKARLIGLGLSLIMRLILLSTISWMITLTHPIFNNKYISFSGREIILLTGGLFLLFKATIELHEKLEGHQNNNKTNKNYPGFWTIILQIVILDAIFSLDSVITAIGMVNKLFIMMLAVVIATSIMLIASKPLTKFVNLHQTIIVLCLSFLLMIGLSLVSESLGLYIPKKYIYVSIGFSVLIEIFNQIALYNFIKHESHRPIRQRASETILNFMRAEVKNQKKNKKKFKNKSFFQLHSTESNLASLKDEERYMIHGVLGFSGRSIQSMMTPRNEISWINVKNNTTEIRIKLLDTPHSLFPVCKGELDKIIGIVRAKELLVTLDNGLENIFEFASKNPPIIVLDTLDPINLLKILKKSKGICVIVMNEFGVVQGLITPLDLLEAIAGEFPDADETPEIIVEKDSWLVKGNTDIHSLGQFFKIQEFVYEKKKYASLAGLLISHYGKLPKVGENIYIPPLNFNIVSIKKYQINLIRITKNKSN, encoded by the coding sequence ATGGGATTTTTTCACCCATCTAATTGGATTGGATTATTAACCCTTGTTTTATTAGAAATAGTATTAGGTATAGATAATTTAATATTTATTGCTATTTTATCAAAAAAATTACCTCCACATGAAAGGGATAAAGCACGCTTAATAGGGCTAGGGCTATCACTAATTATGAGATTAATATTATTATCCACGATATCTTGGATGATTACATTAACTCATCCTATATTTAATAATAAATATATTAGTTTTTCTGGTAGAGAAATTATATTATTAACAGGAGGTTTATTTTTATTATTTAAAGCAACAATTGAATTACATGAAAAACTTGAAGGACATCAAAATAATAATAAAACAAATAAAAATTACCCTGGATTTTGGACTATAATTTTACAAATAGTTATTTTAGATGCAATTTTTTCATTAGATTCTGTAATTACAGCAATTGGTATGGTAAATAAATTGTTTATTATGATGTTAGCGGTCGTTATTGCTACAAGCATAATGTTAATAGCCTCAAAACCATTAACAAAATTTGTCAATTTACACCAAACAATTATAGTGTTATGTCTAAGTTTTTTATTAATGATTGGATTAAGTTTAGTATCAGAATCATTAGGATTATATATTCCAAAAAAATATATATATGTTTCAATTGGATTTTCCGTGCTTATAGAAATTTTTAATCAAATTGCATTATATAACTTTATTAAACATGAATCTCATCGACCCATTCGGCAAAGAGCTTCTGAAACTATTTTAAATTTTATGCGTGCAGAAGTTAAAAATCAAAAAAAAAATAAAAAAAAATTCAAAAATAAAAGTTTTTTTCAATTACATTCAACAGAATCAAATTTAGCAAGCTTAAAGGATGAAGAAAGATATATGATTCATGGTGTATTAGGATTTTCAGGACGATCTATCCAAAGCATGATGACACCTAGAAATGAAATTTCATGGATTAATGTAAAAAATAATACTACAGAAATTAGAATAAAATTATTAGATACACCGCATAGTTTATTTCCAGTATGTAAAGGCGAATTAGATAAAATTATTGGTATTGTTAGAGCAAAAGAATTACTAGTTACATTAGATAATGGTTTAGAAAATATTTTTGAATTTGCTTCTAAAAATCCCCCAATAATTGTTTTGGATACTTTAGATCCAATTAATTTATTAAAAATTCTAAAAAAATCTAAAGGGATTTGTGTAATTGTAATGAATGAATTTGGAGTAGTACAAGGATTAATTACTCCATTAGATTTATTAGAAGCCATTGCAGGAGAATTTCCAGATGCTGATGAAACACCAGAGATTATTGTTGAAAAAGATAGTTGGTTAGTAAAAGGTAATACAGATATTCATTCCCTAGGTCAATTTTTTAAAATACAAGAGTTTGTGTATGAAAAGAAAAAATATGCTTCTTTAGCTGGATTATTAATTTCACATTATGGAAAACTACCAAAAGTTGGAGAAAATATTTATATTCCACCATTAAATTTTAATATTGTTTCGATTAAGAAATATCAAATTAATTTAATCCGAATCACTAAAAATAAATCTAATTAA
- the tsaB gene encoding tRNA (adenosine(37)-N6)-threonylcarbamoyltransferase complex dimerization subunit type 1 TsaB, giving the protein MYETILSIDTSLNYCSISILKNEKIDSEFKICKKNHEKYVLSCLKLLLIRNNIKMNHIKMISFSNGPGNFTGIRIASSIALGLSIPYNIPVIGISTLIVLAEQAWRKERLKKVIICIKSGKKNIYWGQYIKNPKNIWVGKKTEVLLNIDEAYKKISSLKNQWNIIGDGNIYFKSIQNTFLKFYNIIEPHSQDLIPLTISKIRKKKINFFSIKHIKLNYLNTPIYKKHLKS; this is encoded by the coding sequence ATGTATGAAACTATTCTTTCTATTGATACTTCATTAAATTATTGTTCCATTTCAATATTAAAAAATGAAAAAATTGATAGTGAATTTAAAATATGTAAAAAAAATCATGAAAAATATGTTTTATCATGTTTAAAATTGCTATTGATTCGAAATAATATAAAAATGAATCATATCAAAATGATTTCATTTTCTAATGGTCCTGGAAATTTTACTGGTATTAGAATTGCAAGTAGTATTGCGCTGGGATTATCAATTCCTTATAATATCCCCGTAATTGGAATATCTACATTAATAGTATTAGCAGAACAAGCATGGCGCAAAGAAAGATTAAAAAAAGTGATTATATGTATCAAATCAGGAAAAAAAAATATATATTGGGGGCAATATATTAAAAATCCAAAAAATATTTGGGTAGGAAAAAAAACAGAAGTTTTATTAAATATAGATGAAGCATATAAAAAAATTTCGTCATTAAAAAATCAGTGGAATATTATTGGAGATGGGAATATTTATTTTAAATCTATACAAAATACATTTTTAAAATTCTATAATATTATAGAACCGCATTCTCAAGATTTAATTCCACTAACCATATCAAAAATACGGAAAAAAAAAATAAATTTTTTTTCAATAAAACACATAAAACTAAATTATTTAAATACCCCAATTTATAAAAAACATCTTAAATCATAA
- the leuD gene encoding 3-isopropylmalate dehydratase small subunit, producing MLTSFISHTGIIAPMDRSNVDTDAIIPKQFLQKINRTGFSEHLFHNWRFLNGNTKTPDLNFVLNQKHYKSASILISRENFGCGSSREHAVWALLDYGFKSIIAPDFADIFYDNSFNNQLLLITLSKVHIDSIFNIVFKNPGIQATINLKMNFIILKNQKYIIKINDFHRHCLLNGFDSIDLTMKYERYISKYEKNIPVFYQ from the coding sequence ATGTTAACTTCATTTATTAGTCATACTGGTATTATTGCTCCTATGGATAGATCGAATGTAGATACGGATGCTATTATACCAAAACAATTTTTACAAAAAATTAACAGAACTGGGTTTTCTGAACATTTATTTCATAATTGGAGATTTTTAAATGGAAATACAAAAACTCCTGATTTAAATTTTGTATTAAATCAAAAACATTATAAATCAGCTAGTATTTTAATATCTCGCGAGAATTTTGGTTGTGGATCTTCACGAGAACATGCTGTTTGGGCTTTATTAGATTATGGTTTTAAATCAATTATTGCCCCAGATTTTGCAGATATATTTTATGATAATAGTTTTAATAATCAATTACTTTTAATTACTTTATCAAAAGTACATATTGATAGTATATTTAACATTGTTTTTAAAAATCCAGGTATACAGGCTACTATCAATTTAAAAATGAATTTTATTATATTAAAAAATCAAAAATATATTATTAAAATTAATGATTTTCATCGACATTGTTTATTAAACGGATTTGATAGTATTGACTTGACGATGAAATACGAAAGATATATTTCAAAATATGAAAAAAATATACCTGTTTTTTATCAATAA
- the leuC gene encoding 3-isopropylmalate dehydratase large subunit, translating into MGKTLYDKLYDSHIVYKDTNDTSILYVDLHLIHEVTSPQAFHSLKLNKRSIRCPQKTFATMDHNVSTKIQDINSLDSMAKIQIETLIKNCNDFNISLYDLNHPNQGIVHVVGPEQGMTLPGMIIVCGDSHTSTHGAFGSLAFGIGTSEVEHVFATQTIKQKRFKNMKIELVGSINPIISTKDIILFIINKLGVSGGTGYVVEFFGNIISSFSMESRMTLCNMVIEMGAKSGLIAPDEVTFNYLKNKPLIKKNTWNNAVQFWKTLKSDKNAYFDKSISIDLNHLSPQITWGTNPSQVVSINQPIPPIESFSNSIEQESAKKSLLYMGLKPGVFLNNVKVNKVFIGSCTNSRIEDLRIAAKVIKNKYVHKNVKAIVVPGSKLVKKQAEEEGLDQIFLNAGFEWRLPGCSMCLGMNDDQLNAGDRCASTSNRNFENRQGLGGRTHLVSPAMAAAAAIFGKFTDVRELL; encoded by the coding sequence GTGGGAAAAACATTATATGATAAATTATATGATAGTCATATAGTTTACAAAGACACGAATGATACATCAATTTTATATGTTGATCTTCATTTAATCCATGAAGTAACATCTCCTCAAGCTTTTCATTCATTAAAACTAAACAAACGAAGTATACGATGCCCTCAAAAAACTTTTGCAACTATGGATCATAATGTTTCCACTAAAATACAAGATATTAATAGCTTAGATAGTATGGCTAAAATTCAAATAGAAACTTTAATAAAAAATTGTAATGATTTTAATATATCGTTATATGATTTAAATCATCCAAACCAAGGTATTGTACATGTTGTCGGACCTGAACAGGGGATGACATTACCTGGTATGATAATTGTTTGTGGTGACTCTCATACTTCTACTCATGGGGCTTTTGGTTCTTTAGCATTTGGAATTGGAACATCTGAAGTGGAACATGTTTTTGCTACACAGACAATTAAACAAAAACGATTCAAAAATATGAAAATAGAGCTTGTTGGAAGTATTAATCCAATTATAAGTACTAAAGATATAATATTATTTATTATTAATAAACTGGGTGTTTCAGGTGGAACAGGATATGTTGTAGAATTTTTTGGAAATATTATTTCATCTTTCAGTATGGAAAGTCGTATGACTTTATGTAATATGGTGATTGAAATGGGAGCAAAATCTGGATTAATTGCTCCAGATGAAGTAACTTTTAATTATTTAAAAAATAAACCCCTTATAAAAAAAAATACATGGAATAATGCCGTTCAATTTTGGAAAACATTAAAATCTGATAAAAATGCCTATTTTGATAAATCTATATCTATTGATTTGAATCATTTATCCCCCCAGATTACATGGGGCACTAATCCTAGCCAGGTAGTATCAATTAATCAGCCCATTCCCCCAATTGAATCATTTTCAAATTCTATAGAACAGGAATCTGCCAAAAAATCATTATTATATATGGGATTAAAACCCGGTGTTTTTTTGAATAATGTAAAAGTTAATAAAGTATTTATTGGATCGTGTACTAATTCAAGAATAGAAGATTTAAGAATAGCAGCTAAAGTTATAAAAAATAAATATGTCCATAAAAATGTTAAAGCAATTGTTGTACCGGGTTCAAAATTAGTTAAAAAACAAGCTGAAGAAGAAGGATTGGATCAAATATTTCTTAACGCAGGTTTTGAATGGAGATTACCTGGATGTTCGATGTGTTTAGGAATGAATGATGATCAATTAAATGCGGGAGATAGATGTGCTTCAACTAGTAATAGAAATTTTGAAAATCGTCAAGGTTTAGGTGGTAGAACACATTTAGTTAGTCCTGCTATGGCAGCAGCGGCAGCAATATTCGGAAAGTTTACAGATGTTAGAGAATTATTATAA